One Mercurialis annua linkage group LG3, ddMerAnnu1.2, whole genome shotgun sequence DNA window includes the following coding sequences:
- the LOC126673358 gene encoding flap endonuclease 1 isoform X2 — protein MGIKGLTKLLADNAPKAMKEQKFESYFGRKIAIDASMSIYQFLIVVGRTGTDMLTNEAGEVTSHLQGMFSRTIRLLEAGMKPVYVFDGQPPDLKKQELAKRYSRRADATADLATAVETGNKEDIEKFSKRTVKVTKQHNEDCKKLLRLMGVPVIEAPSEAEAECAALCKSGKVYAVASEDMDSLTFGAPKFLRHLMDPSSRKIPVMEFEISKILEDLNLTMDQFIDLCILSGCDYCDSIRGIGGMTALKLIRQHGSIENILENINKERYQIPEDWPYEEARRLFKEPLVLRGEEEPELKWTSPDQEGLITFLVTENGFNSDRVTKAVEKIKAAKNKSSQGRMESFFKPAANSSIPIKRKETPDSKPKETSTNKKTKAGGGRKKK, from the exons ATGGGCATTAAG GGTTTAACGAAGCTTTTGGCTGACAATGCACCGAAAGCTATGAAGGAGCAGAAATTTGAAAGCTATTTTGGCCGGAAAATCGCTATTGATGCTAGCATGAGCATTTACCAGTTTCTT ATTGTAGTGGGAAGAACTGGAACTGACATGCTGACTAATGAAGCTGGTGAAGTTACAAG TCATTTGCAAGGCATGTTTAGTCGGACGATTAGGCTTCTTGAGGCTGGGATGAAGCCAGT TTATGTGTTTGATGGTCAACCGCCGGATTTGAAAAAACAAGAGCTAGCAAAACG GTACTCAAGGCGGGCAGATGCTACTGCAGATTTGGCTACAGCTGTGGag ACGGGCAATAAGGAAGATATTGAGAAGTTCAGTAAGCGGACTGTGAAG GTGACGAAACAGCATAACGAAGACTGCAAAAAGCTGTTAAGACTCATGGGAGTACCTGTAATTGAG GCCCCTTCTGAAGCAGAAGCAGAGTGCGCTGCTCTTTGCAAATCAGGAAAG GTTTATGCTGTTGCATCTGAGGATATGGATTCTTTAACTTTTGGAGCTCCTAAGTTTCTTCGCCATTTGATGGATCCCAGCTCAAGAAAAATCCCAGTTATGGAATTTGAAATTTCAAAG ATTTTGGAGGATCTGAACCTTACCATGGATCAATTCATCGACTTGTGCATCCTTTCTGGATGTGATTATTGTGACAGTATTCGAG GAATTGGGGGCATGACTGCCTTAAAGCTCATCCGTCAGCATGGTTCCATAGAAAATATTTTGGAGAACATTAACAAAGAGAG GTACCAAATACCAGAGGATTGGCCATATGAGGAGGCTCGGCGACTATTTAAAGAACCACTTGTCCTTCGTGGTGAAGAGGAACCAGAGCTTAAGTGGACCTCCCCAGATCAAGAG GGGCTGATAACTTTCCTGGTGACTGAAAATGGGTTTAATAGTGATCGGGTGACAAAG GCGGTAGAAAAGATTAAAGCAGCCAAGAATAAGTCATCACAAGGGCG CATGGAGTCATTTTTTAAGCCAGCTGCAAATTCATCTATACCAATTAAACGAAAG GAAACACCTGATAGCAAACCCAAAGAAACTAGTACTAATAAAAAGACAAAGGCTGGAGGTGGTAGGAAGAAGAAGTAA
- the LOC126673357 gene encoding membrane-bound O-acyltransferase gup1 isoform X1, which translates to MKKEEWKRKELVILVLYATAFYTFIIRRSLQLSHDHAAKLYGLRSGVLPTYLNDMSDAQWRNFRGNLPILTAVFGGFGVLANGLRAFFGLKAKGMSFVWLFISMVYLSYLHGACILFILIIASANFVLVKMFSQTDYFSFLLWIFNIFFLLCNRVYEGYSFSSFGQRWVYLDNFRGTFRWHICFNFVILRMISFGYDYRWALQDSQFDQKKHFQRCYVCKSGKTCYQFLQERSAPNSSFSFSVYLSYLIYAPLYIAGPITSFNAYASQLEMPQKNYTVRDVSWYGLRWIFSFFLMELLTHLFHFNAFAISGLWKSLSPVDIFIVGYGVLNFMWLKFYLIWRYFRFWSLICGIEAPENMPRCINNCYNLEIFWKSWHASFNKWLVRYMYIPLGGTQRKLLNVWVIFTFVAIWHDLEWKLLSWAWLTCLFFIPEMLLKSIANRMQAENAFGELLFRELKAIAGAITITCLMVANLVGYVIGPSGINWLVSQFLTRKGLPVLGGMFITFYVGTKLMFHIDDAKQRKQALN; encoded by the exons ATGAAAAAGGAAGAGTGGAAGAGAAAAGAGCTCGTCATATTAGTATTATACGCGACCGCGTTCTACACTTTCATAATCCGTCGATCGCTTCAACTCTCTCACG ATCATGCAGCTAAGCTATACGGTTTGCGGAGTGGAGTTCTCCCTACTTATCTTAAT GACATGTCTGATGCTCAATGGAGAAATTTTCGCGGAAACTTACCGATTCTTACAGCGGTTTTTGGGGGTTTTGGTGTGTTGGCAAATGGTTTAAGGGCTTTTTTTGGTTTAAAAGCTAAGGGAATGTCTTTTGTTTGGCTTTTCATTTCTATGGTGTATCTATCATATCTTCATGGAGCTTG CATTCTATTCATACTCATTATTGCTTCTGCTAATTTTGTTTTAGTAAAG ATGTTTTCCCAAACCGACTACTTTTCGTTTCTATTgtggatttttaatatttttttccttcTATGCAATCGCGTTTATGAAGGCTATTCATTCTCCAGTTTTGG GCAAAGATGGGTGTATTTGGACAACTTCCGAGGCACCTTTAGGTGGCACATTTGCTTTAATTTTG TAATCTTGCGCATGATAAGCTTTGGATATGATTATCGTTGGGCACTTCAAGATTCTCAGTTTGATCAGAAG AAGCATTTTCAACGTTGCTATGTTTGCAAGTCAGGAAAAACATGCTACCAGTTTCTACAG GAGAGAAGTGCCCCAAATTCCAGTTTCTCCTTCAGCGTATACCTTTCTTACTTGATATATGCACCCCTCTATATTGCTGGGCCAATTACAAGCTTCAATGCCTATGCCTCACAG TTAGAAATGCCCCAGAAGAATTACACAGTACGAGACGTTTCTTGGTATGGGCTACGTTGGATATTTAGCTTTTTTCTGATGGAACTTTTGACCcatctttttcatttcaatGCGTTTGCAATCAG TGGTCTATGGAAATCGTTGTCTCCTGTTGACATATTCATCGTAGGATACGGG GTCTTGAACTTCATGTGGTTAAAATTTTACCTCATTTGGCGCTATTTCCGATTTTGGTCGCTG ATTTGTGGCATAGAGGCGCCTGAGAACATGCCAAGGTGTATTAATAATTGCTACAACCTGGAGATATTTTGGAAAAGTTGGCATGCTTCATTTAATAAATGGCTTGTGCG GTACATGTATATTCCCCTTGGGGGAACACAGAGAAAGCTACTCAACGTATGGGTCATATTCACATTTGTTGCGATCTGGCATGATCTAGAGTG GAAACTCTTATCATGGGCATGGCTGACGTGTTTGTTCTTTATCCCAGAAATGTTGTTGAAGTCGATTGCAAATAGAATGCAG GCAGAGAATGCTTTTGGAGAGTTGCTTTTCAGAGAACTTAAAGCAATTGCTGGTGCTATCACTATCACATGTCTAATG GTAGCAAACCTCGTTGGGTATGTTATTGGACCATCGGGCATTAATTGGTTGGTTTCACAATTTCTTACGAGAAAAG GACTGCCTGTTTTGGGTGGCATGTTTATAACATTTTACGTGGGGACAAAG CTAATGTTCCATATTGATGATGCCAAACAAAGGAAGCAAGCACTCAATTAA
- the LOC126673358 gene encoding flap endonuclease 1 isoform X1, with product MGIKGLTKLLADNAPKAMKEQKFESYFGRKIAIDASMSIYQFLIVVGRTGTDMLTNEAGEVTSHLQGMFSRTIRLLEAGMKPVYVFDGQPPDLKKQELAKRYSRRADATADLATAVETGNKEDIEKFSKRTVKVTKQHNEDCKKLLRLMGVPVIEAPSEAEAECAALCKSGKVYAVASEDMDSLTFGAPKFLRHLMDPSSRKIPVMEFEISKILEDLNLTMDQFIDLCILSGCDYCDSIRGIGGMTALKLIRQHGSIENILENINKERYQIPEDWPYEEARRLFKEPLVLRGEEEPELKWTSPDQEGLITFLVTENGFNSDRVTKAVEKIKAAKNKSSQGRMESFFKPAANSSIPIKRKETKCVLQSPKPAVKSKMLSVQSLYSSRPKVIGRFNLPILDLSSNLSPSLARAICFGK from the exons ATGGGCATTAAG GGTTTAACGAAGCTTTTGGCTGACAATGCACCGAAAGCTATGAAGGAGCAGAAATTTGAAAGCTATTTTGGCCGGAAAATCGCTATTGATGCTAGCATGAGCATTTACCAGTTTCTT ATTGTAGTGGGAAGAACTGGAACTGACATGCTGACTAATGAAGCTGGTGAAGTTACAAG TCATTTGCAAGGCATGTTTAGTCGGACGATTAGGCTTCTTGAGGCTGGGATGAAGCCAGT TTATGTGTTTGATGGTCAACCGCCGGATTTGAAAAAACAAGAGCTAGCAAAACG GTACTCAAGGCGGGCAGATGCTACTGCAGATTTGGCTACAGCTGTGGag ACGGGCAATAAGGAAGATATTGAGAAGTTCAGTAAGCGGACTGTGAAG GTGACGAAACAGCATAACGAAGACTGCAAAAAGCTGTTAAGACTCATGGGAGTACCTGTAATTGAG GCCCCTTCTGAAGCAGAAGCAGAGTGCGCTGCTCTTTGCAAATCAGGAAAG GTTTATGCTGTTGCATCTGAGGATATGGATTCTTTAACTTTTGGAGCTCCTAAGTTTCTTCGCCATTTGATGGATCCCAGCTCAAGAAAAATCCCAGTTATGGAATTTGAAATTTCAAAG ATTTTGGAGGATCTGAACCTTACCATGGATCAATTCATCGACTTGTGCATCCTTTCTGGATGTGATTATTGTGACAGTATTCGAG GAATTGGGGGCATGACTGCCTTAAAGCTCATCCGTCAGCATGGTTCCATAGAAAATATTTTGGAGAACATTAACAAAGAGAG GTACCAAATACCAGAGGATTGGCCATATGAGGAGGCTCGGCGACTATTTAAAGAACCACTTGTCCTTCGTGGTGAAGAGGAACCAGAGCTTAAGTGGACCTCCCCAGATCAAGAG GGGCTGATAACTTTCCTGGTGACTGAAAATGGGTTTAATAGTGATCGGGTGACAAAG GCGGTAGAAAAGATTAAAGCAGCCAAGAATAAGTCATCACAAGGGCG CATGGAGTCATTTTTTAAGCCAGCTGCAAATTCATCTATACCAATTAAACGAAAG GAAACCAAATGTGTTCTTCAGTCTCCTAAGCCAGCTGTCAAGTCAAAAATGCTGTCTGTGCAGTCTCTTTATAGTTCCAGGCCAAAGGTTATTGGCAGGTTCAACTTGCCAATTCTCGATCTAAGTTCCAATCTCTCGCCGTCATTAGCAAGAGCTATCTGCTTCGGCAAATGA
- the LOC126673357 gene encoding membrane-bound O-acyltransferase gup1 isoform X2 — translation MFSQTDYFSFLLWIFNIFFLLCNRVYEGYSFSSFGQRWVYLDNFRGTFRWHICFNFVILRMISFGYDYRWALQDSQFDQKKHFQRCYVCKSGKTCYQFLQERSAPNSSFSFSVYLSYLIYAPLYIAGPITSFNAYASQLEMPQKNYTVRDVSWYGLRWIFSFFLMELLTHLFHFNAFAISGLWKSLSPVDIFIVGYGVLNFMWLKFYLIWRYFRFWSLICGIEAPENMPRCINNCYNLEIFWKSWHASFNKWLVRYMYIPLGGTQRKLLNVWVIFTFVAIWHDLEWKLLSWAWLTCLFFIPEMLLKSIANRMQAENAFGELLFRELKAIAGAITITCLMVANLVGYVIGPSGINWLVSQFLTRKGLPVLGGMFITFYVGTKLMFHIDDAKQRKQALN, via the exons ATGTTTTCCCAAACCGACTACTTTTCGTTTCTATTgtggatttttaatatttttttccttcTATGCAATCGCGTTTATGAAGGCTATTCATTCTCCAGTTTTGG GCAAAGATGGGTGTATTTGGACAACTTCCGAGGCACCTTTAGGTGGCACATTTGCTTTAATTTTG TAATCTTGCGCATGATAAGCTTTGGATATGATTATCGTTGGGCACTTCAAGATTCTCAGTTTGATCAGAAG AAGCATTTTCAACGTTGCTATGTTTGCAAGTCAGGAAAAACATGCTACCAGTTTCTACAG GAGAGAAGTGCCCCAAATTCCAGTTTCTCCTTCAGCGTATACCTTTCTTACTTGATATATGCACCCCTCTATATTGCTGGGCCAATTACAAGCTTCAATGCCTATGCCTCACAG TTAGAAATGCCCCAGAAGAATTACACAGTACGAGACGTTTCTTGGTATGGGCTACGTTGGATATTTAGCTTTTTTCTGATGGAACTTTTGACCcatctttttcatttcaatGCGTTTGCAATCAG TGGTCTATGGAAATCGTTGTCTCCTGTTGACATATTCATCGTAGGATACGGG GTCTTGAACTTCATGTGGTTAAAATTTTACCTCATTTGGCGCTATTTCCGATTTTGGTCGCTG ATTTGTGGCATAGAGGCGCCTGAGAACATGCCAAGGTGTATTAATAATTGCTACAACCTGGAGATATTTTGGAAAAGTTGGCATGCTTCATTTAATAAATGGCTTGTGCG GTACATGTATATTCCCCTTGGGGGAACACAGAGAAAGCTACTCAACGTATGGGTCATATTCACATTTGTTGCGATCTGGCATGATCTAGAGTG GAAACTCTTATCATGGGCATGGCTGACGTGTTTGTTCTTTATCCCAGAAATGTTGTTGAAGTCGATTGCAAATAGAATGCAG GCAGAGAATGCTTTTGGAGAGTTGCTTTTCAGAGAACTTAAAGCAATTGCTGGTGCTATCACTATCACATGTCTAATG GTAGCAAACCTCGTTGGGTATGTTATTGGACCATCGGGCATTAATTGGTTGGTTTCACAATTTCTTACGAGAAAAG GACTGCCTGTTTTGGGTGGCATGTTTATAACATTTTACGTGGGGACAAAG CTAATGTTCCATATTGATGATGCCAAACAAAGGAAGCAAGCACTCAATTAA